In the genome of Tepidimicrobium xylanilyticum, the window CAGTGTCTCCATTTCTTCTCCATCCAATTGCGGTTTTCTAAAGTGATATTCAGAAATTGAAATATCATCATGGTCTAGAAAGCTCCTCAGCTCATAGAGGAGACAAGCTGAAGCGCTATCTTTAACTTTGGAGCTTCCGTTTATAAGGGCAATTTTCATAATATTTTTCCCTCCATTTCGGTGATATTATCAACAAATATAACTCTATATACATTACAATCTAAGTTTATAGCATTTGCTTTTACCAATCTTAAAGCAGTTTGTTTTTCATCTTCTGTAATGCTTTCCCCATAAAACCATACCTGCAAGTTAAAGATATTATCATATCGTCTTCTATGATGCATTTCTCCATTCCTTATTACAAAATAAGGATGGATGTAGGAAATACTTCGGTCTAATACATTTTTTACAAATGGACTAAATCCACCATAACAGCATTTACTAATAATAATTACATCTTTACATTTTGATAAATACTCTCCCATATCTCCATACTTATCCCGGATTACACAGGCTGCAGGTGTCTTTACCCAACAACCAAAGCACCCTATGCAATGATGTATTGTTCCATCA includes:
- a CDS encoding flavodoxin family protein; the encoded protein is MRLVIHDLETEDFQKLFPDLLSDTMVISDDGTIHHCIGCFGCWVKTPAACVIRDKYGDMGEYLSKCKDVIIISKCCYGGFSPFVKNVLDRSISYIHPYFVIRNGEMHHRRRYDNIFNLQVWFYGESITEDEKQTALRLVKANAINLDCNVYRVIFVDNITEMEGKIL